In Parasegetibacter sp. NRK P23, a single genomic region encodes these proteins:
- a CDS encoding TonB-dependent receptor, with translation MDYRRIICSCTAMGMFFFAQAQDKKSKDSLWNELDEVVVSYNKWEQNLNEVPNKIARINMKLAALQHPQTAADLLGASGSVFIQKSQMGGGSPMIRGFATNRVLIVVDGVRMNNAIYRSGNLQNVISLDALATENAEVIFGPGSLIYGSDAIGGVMDFHSFTPKLSSNEDLFVKANVLTRYASANKEKTVHADVNFGEKKISFLSSFTYSDFGDMKMGKNGGQDSYLRPNSVEWINGKDSVVTNPDPRVQLQSGYHQLNLLQKIRIRPNDHWDLGYAYHYSATGNVPRYDRLIETSGGLPTFAQWYYGPQRWEMHQAQAAYTGRTALFDNMKAVFAYQDYEESRHDRRRNNANLRNLTETVEAVSANFDFLKMLDPHTSLFYGAEYVFNEVGSTGNRVNTTNGTVSGVASRYPNGSKWQSAAAYISLKKRVNPKLVLSTGLRYNHVSLKSRFDTTYFKTPFLEADISKGALTGNIGITYRTTENSHLFFNVSTGFRSPNVDDIGKIFESVTGRLTVPNANLSSEYAWNGELGWNIKKERRYSFDITAFFTYLDNAIARRAFRLNGSDSLEFNGGMVFTEALQNVAHAKVWGVQGAFSVFIAPRISWSIQGNWTKGEETDDAEDKNVPLRHAAPFFGNSHLRFMRGKWLFDLYGIYNAAIRYEDLAPTEQVKTFIYAKDANGNPYSPSWYTINLKGSCEINRHISVSGGWENMTNQRYRPYSSGIVAAGSNLVLSVKASI, from the coding sequence ATGGATTACAGAAGAATTATATGCTCCTGTACAGCCATGGGCATGTTCTTTTTTGCCCAGGCACAGGATAAAAAGAGCAAGGATTCCTTGTGGAACGAACTGGATGAAGTAGTTGTTTCCTACAACAAATGGGAGCAAAACCTGAATGAGGTCCCCAATAAGATCGCGCGCATCAATATGAAACTCGCTGCCTTGCAACACCCGCAAACAGCGGCCGACCTGCTGGGTGCTTCGGGCTCAGTATTCATTCAGAAAAGCCAGATGGGCGGCGGAAGCCCGATGATACGCGGTTTTGCCACCAACCGTGTACTTATTGTAGTGGATGGCGTGCGCATGAACAACGCCATTTACCGCAGCGGTAACCTCCAGAACGTGATCTCGCTTGATGCGCTGGCTACTGAAAACGCGGAAGTGATCTTCGGGCCGGGAAGTCTTATTTATGGAAGCGATGCCATTGGTGGTGTAATGGATTTTCATTCCTTCACGCCGAAACTATCGTCCAATGAGGACTTGTTCGTTAAAGCGAATGTGCTCACCCGTTATGCTTCCGCGAACAAGGAAAAAACCGTTCATGCCGACGTGAATTTCGGGGAGAAAAAAATATCTTTTCTTTCCAGCTTCACCTACAGTGATTTCGGCGACATGAAGATGGGAAAGAACGGCGGCCAGGACAGCTACCTTCGCCCCAATTCCGTGGAATGGATCAACGGGAAAGACAGTGTGGTCACTAACCCGGACCCGCGTGTCCAGTTGCAAAGCGGTTACCATCAGCTCAACCTGTTGCAGAAAATCCGTATCCGCCCCAACGATCATTGGGACCTCGGTTATGCCTACCATTATTCCGCTACGGGTAATGTGCCCCGTTATGACCGGTTGATTGAAACGAGCGGCGGCTTACCCACCTTCGCCCAATGGTATTATGGCCCGCAACGCTGGGAAATGCACCAGGCACAGGCAGCTTACACTGGCAGAACCGCGCTGTTCGACAACATGAAGGCCGTATTTGCCTACCAGGATTATGAAGAAAGTCGCCACGACCGGCGCAGAAACAATGCCAACCTCCGCAACCTCACTGAAACCGTGGAAGCTGTTTCCGCCAACTTCGATTTCCTGAAAATGCTCGACCCGCATACAAGCCTGTTTTATGGCGCAGAATACGTTTTCAATGAAGTGGGCTCAACAGGAAACAGGGTGAACACCACCAACGGAACAGTTTCAGGTGTGGCTTCCCGTTATCCTAACGGATCAAAGTGGCAATCAGCGGCCGCTTACATCAGTTTGAAAAAACGGGTAAACCCGAAACTTGTGCTGTCCACCGGCCTCCGGTACAACCATGTTTCACTGAAGAGCAGGTTCGATACTACTTACTTCAAAACACCATTCCTGGAAGCGGACATCAGCAAAGGGGCTCTTACAGGCAATATTGGTATCACCTACCGCACAACGGAAAACTCACACCTTTTCTTCAATGTATCTACCGGGTTCAGAAGTCCGAACGTGGACGATATCGGGAAGATATTTGAATCGGTTACCGGAAGACTGACGGTGCCGAACGCGAACCTGTCATCGGAATACGCGTGGAACGGCGAGTTGGGCTGGAACATCAAAAAAGAGAGAAGGTATAGTTTCGACATCACCGCCTTCTTCACCTATCTGGATAACGCCATCGCACGGAGAGCTTTCCGGTTGAATGGCAGCGACAGCCTAGAATTCAATGGCGGCATGGTGTTCACGGAAGCCCTTCAGAACGTGGCACACGCCAAAGTATGGGGCGTGCAGGGTGCTTTTTCTGTGTTTATTGCCCCGAGAATATCCTGGAGCATCCAGGGCAATTGGACGAAAGGAGAAGAAACGGACGACGCGGAAGACAAGAACGTTCCACTACGCCACGCGGCCCCCTTCTTCGGGAACAGCCACCTGCGTTTTATGCGTGGCAAATGGCTGTTCGACCTGTATGGCATCTACAATGCCGCGATCCGTTACGAGGACTTGGCGCCCACCGAGCAGGTGAAAACCTTCATCTACGCAAAGGACGCGAACGGCAACCCTTATTCACCTTCCTGGTACACCATCAACCTGAAGGGAAGTTGCGAGATCAACCGCCATATTTCTGTTTCCGGAGGCTGGGAAAACATGACCAACCAAAGGTACAGGCCTTATTCATCCGGCATTGTGGCCGCGGGTTCCAACCTCGTACTCTCCGTAAAAGCTTCCATTTAA
- a CDS encoding translation initiation factor: MAKKKITGTGIVYSTDPGFKIEEEAEVVETLPKAAQRLRIQLETKHRGGKTVTVVLGFIGKEEDLEALGKKLKNHCGTGGSAKDGEIIVQGDHREKLKAFLKKEGYVDVK; this comes from the coding sequence ATGGCAAAAAAGAAAATTACCGGAACAGGGATCGTTTACTCCACCGATCCGGGTTTTAAGATAGAAGAGGAAGCTGAAGTAGTGGAAACCCTGCCGAAAGCCGCGCAGCGGTTAAGGATTCAGTTGGAGACGAAACACCGCGGCGGAAAAACGGTTACGGTTGTACTCGGGTTCATAGGAAAAGAGGAGGACCTCGAAGCATTAGGTAAAAAACTGAAGAACCATTGCGGAACGGGTGGCTCCGCGAAGGATGGAGAGATCATCGTACAGGGGGATCACCGGGAGAAATTGAAAGCCTTTCTTAAAAAAGAAGGATACGTTGATGTAAAATAA
- the nadC gene encoding carboxylating nicotinate-nucleotide diphosphorylase yields MRTFDEQLAALVTAALAEDIGDGDHSTLSCIPADARGKAVLKIKEDGVLAGLEVARKIFAMQDSSSVFTPHKKDGEPMKAGETAFEVEASVHTILSCERLALNCMQRMSGIATLTRQYVGKLEGWHTRVLDTRKTTPNFRLLEKEAVRIGGGVNHRMGLYDMIMLKDNHIDYCGGIEMAIEKAYVYVQRLQLPLEIEIETRSLEDVQKVLASGKVNRVMLDNFSPSLLKEAMELIDGRLETEASGGINLDNLLDYAATNVDFVSVGALIHQARSLDLSLKAV; encoded by the coding sequence ATGAGAACGTTCGACGAACAATTGGCGGCTTTGGTCACAGCAGCTTTGGCAGAAGACATCGGGGATGGGGATCATTCTACTTTAAGTTGTATTCCGGCAGATGCCAGGGGGAAAGCAGTGCTGAAGATCAAAGAAGACGGGGTATTGGCCGGGCTTGAAGTGGCCAGGAAAATCTTCGCCATGCAGGATAGTTCCTCCGTTTTTACGCCCCATAAAAAAGACGGGGAACCCATGAAGGCCGGAGAAACAGCGTTTGAAGTGGAAGCCAGTGTGCATACGATTTTGTCCTGTGAAAGACTTGCGTTGAACTGCATGCAACGCATGAGTGGTATCGCAACACTAACAAGGCAGTATGTCGGCAAACTGGAAGGATGGCACACACGCGTGCTGGATACCAGGAAAACCACGCCCAACTTCCGGTTGCTTGAAAAAGAAGCGGTGCGCATAGGAGGAGGGGTGAACCATAGAATGGGACTGTATGATATGATTATGCTCAAAGACAATCATATCGACTATTGCGGGGGGATTGAAATGGCCATTGAAAAAGCCTATGTTTATGTACAACGGTTGCAACTGCCACTTGAGATTGAGATAGAAACGCGGTCATTGGAAGATGTACAGAAGGTGCTGGCGTCCGGAAAAGTGAACAGGGTTATGCTCGATAATTTCTCGCCATCGTTGCTGAAAGAAGCCATGGAACTGATAGATGGAAGATTGGAAACAGAAGCCAGTGGCGGAATAAACCTTGACAATCTCCTGGACTACGCCGCCACCAACGTGGATTTTGTAAGTGTGGGCGCATTGATCCACCAGGCCAGAAGCCTGGACCTTAGTTTGAAAGCTGTTTAA
- a CDS encoding PepSY-associated TM helix domain-containing protein, which yields MQQNTSAQIARKTRWHRKWHRNIAIIGAAFLLFTSVTGLLLAWKKNSGGYLLAESKKGSSPLLSQWLSFETLSSKAITALREKHGNTIDTVISRIDARPDKGMVKFIFENHYHALQVDAVTGNILLYEERRADFIEQLHDGSIIDKLLSANGLGKLTYSTIGGISLLLLTITGFWLWYNPKRIRKRKAEIQP from the coding sequence ATGCAGCAGAACACTTCAGCACAGATAGCCCGCAAAACGAGATGGCACAGAAAATGGCACCGGAACATCGCCATTATAGGAGCTGCTTTCCTATTGTTCACCTCCGTTACCGGCCTGCTGCTGGCCTGGAAAAAAAATAGCGGGGGATACCTGCTGGCGGAATCAAAGAAGGGGAGCAGCCCCCTTCTTTCCCAATGGCTCTCTTTTGAAACGCTTTCTTCCAAAGCCATTACGGCGCTTCGCGAAAAACACGGTAATACTATTGATACCGTGATCAGCCGGATCGATGCGCGGCCGGATAAAGGAATGGTCAAGTTCATTTTCGAGAACCATTACCACGCGCTCCAGGTAGATGCCGTTACGGGAAATATACTTTTGTACGAGGAACGGCGCGCCGACTTTATTGAACAGTTGCACGACGGCAGCATCATTGATAAGCTGTTGAGCGCCAATGGTCTGGGTAAACTCACCTACTCCACCATTGGAGGAATAAGCCTCCTCCTGCTCACCATTACCGGGTTCTGGCTCTGGTATAACCCGAAAAGAATCCGGAAGAGAAAGGCAGAAATTCAGCCCTGA
- the uvrC gene encoding excinuclease ABC subunit UvrC translates to MTAQEYQQIAHTIPHQPGIYKYYDKQGTLLYVGKAKNLRKRTGSYFTKSYPNYKTKELVTRIHRVEFTIVDSEQDAFLLENALIKQYRPKYNIDLKDDKSYPFIVIKKEHFPRVFLTRNKINDGSEYLGPFTSVGRVRELLNFIRLNIPLRTCKLNLSPANIRAGKFKVCLEYHLGNCKGPCEALQTEEDYQAGLLQIRQILKGNVSPVIQQFKEQMQAFAQDMAFEKAEMMRKKIEHLENYNARSVVVSRYLTNIDVFSLLKEDEWAYVNYLMVQNGTIVQTHTIRLETHLEETDEEVLVFAIQQLRETFNSLADEIVVPFPIEFPLEAITITVPKAGDKKKLVELSLKNVNYFREEIRKRKILQLEGKDDQEKKKVLYQLQEELQLPELPVHIECFDNSNFQGSYPVSAMVCFRNGIPSKKDYRHYNVKTVEGINDFATMKEVVFRRYKRLRDEEQSFPQLVIIDGGKGQLGAAMESIRELGLVGKMTLVGLAKNEEELFFPGDSESIKLPYNGDSLRLIRRIRDEVHRFGITFHRNQRSKGTFSNELEQIPGIGKQTAENLLKHFRSVKNVKNASEEELIKVVGVARAKLIRTHFSAENTEE, encoded by the coding sequence ATGACCGCACAGGAATACCAGCAGATCGCACATACCATCCCGCACCAACCCGGTATCTATAAATACTATGATAAACAGGGCACACTGTTGTATGTGGGAAAAGCAAAGAACCTGCGGAAAAGGACTGGGTCTTATTTCACAAAAAGTTATCCCAACTACAAAACAAAGGAGTTGGTCACCCGCATCCACCGGGTGGAATTCACCATCGTAGACAGTGAGCAGGATGCCTTCCTGCTTGAAAACGCCCTGATCAAACAATACCGGCCGAAGTACAATATCGACCTGAAGGATGATAAATCGTATCCCTTCATTGTCATTAAAAAAGAACATTTCCCGAGGGTGTTCCTTACGCGCAATAAAATCAACGATGGCTCGGAATACCTGGGGCCATTCACTTCCGTCGGCAGAGTGCGGGAGTTGCTGAACTTCATCCGGCTCAACATCCCGTTGCGGACCTGTAAACTGAATCTTTCCCCGGCGAATATCCGGGCAGGAAAGTTTAAAGTATGCCTGGAATACCATCTTGGCAACTGTAAGGGCCCCTGTGAGGCCTTGCAGACCGAAGAAGATTACCAGGCCGGACTGCTGCAGATCCGGCAGATATTGAAAGGGAACGTTTCCCCCGTGATCCAGCAGTTTAAGGAGCAGATGCAGGCTTTCGCGCAGGACATGGCCTTTGAAAAAGCCGAGATGATGCGCAAGAAAATTGAACACCTCGAAAATTACAATGCCCGCTCCGTAGTAGTAAGCAGGTACCTCACAAATATTGATGTGTTCTCGCTGCTCAAAGAAGACGAATGGGCCTACGTAAACTACCTGATGGTGCAGAACGGTACCATCGTTCAAACCCATACCATCCGACTGGAAACACACCTGGAAGAGACGGATGAAGAAGTACTCGTGTTTGCGATACAGCAGCTCAGAGAAACCTTCAACAGTCTGGCGGATGAGATAGTCGTCCCCTTCCCTATTGAGTTCCCGCTCGAAGCGATTACGATTACTGTACCCAAGGCCGGCGACAAGAAAAAACTGGTAGAATTATCGTTAAAAAACGTGAACTATTTCCGTGAAGAAATCCGGAAGAGAAAGATCCTTCAACTGGAAGGAAAGGATGACCAGGAAAAGAAAAAAGTCCTGTACCAGCTCCAGGAAGAACTTCAATTGCCCGAACTGCCGGTTCATATAGAATGCTTCGATAACTCCAATTTCCAGGGCAGCTACCCGGTTTCGGCCATGGTATGTTTCAGGAACGGCATCCCCAGCAAAAAAGACTACCGCCACTACAACGTGAAAACCGTGGAGGGCATCAATGATTTCGCCACCATGAAAGAAGTGGTTTTCAGGCGTTATAAGCGCCTCCGGGACGAGGAGCAGTCTTTTCCTCAACTGGTCATCATTGATGGTGGTAAAGGACAATTAGGCGCCGCTATGGAGAGCATAAGGGAGCTGGGACTCGTAGGTAAAATGACCCTCGTGGGGCTTGCTAAAAACGAAGAAGAACTGTTCTTCCCCGGCGATTCGGAATCCATTAAGCTCCCCTATAATGGCGACTCCCTAAGACTGATCAGGCGTATCCGGGATGAAGTGCACCGCTTCGGCATCACCTTCCACCGCAACCAACGCAGCAAAGGTACTTTCAGTAATGAACTGGAACAGATACCAGGTATCGGTAAACAAACGGCCGAAAACCTTTTAAAGCATTTCCGCTCGGTTAAAAATGTAAAGAACGCCTCGGAAGAAGAGCTCATTAAGGTAGTGGGTGTTGCGCGCGCTAAGCTCATCCGCACACATTTCTCCGCTGAAAACACGGAAGAATAG
- a CDS encoding DUF4783 domain-containing protein codes for MKYLYRSALILLPVLLLTAFTNFQTLDGVVSAMKSGNAAQLSKFFDTYVDISLPAKSNSYSKSQAELVMKDFFTTNAVKSFEVKHKGENGGSQFCIGILQTKNGQYRATIFLKQKGEKQLLQEIRLENSGA; via the coding sequence ATGAAATATCTTTACCGGAGCGCCTTAATCCTTTTGCCGGTGTTGCTGCTTACCGCATTCACCAACTTTCAGACCCTTGATGGCGTCGTAAGCGCCATGAAGTCAGGGAATGCGGCCCAATTGTCCAAATTTTTCGATACTTACGTGGATATTTCCCTTCCCGCGAAAAGCAATTCTTACAGTAAAAGTCAGGCGGAACTGGTAATGAAAGATTTCTTCACGACCAATGCAGTAAAGAGTTTTGAAGTGAAACACAAAGGGGAGAACGGGGGAAGCCAGTTTTGTATCGGTATTCTGCAAACTAAAAATGGCCAGTACCGGGCCACGATATTCCTGAAACAAAAAGGAGAAAAGCAATTGCTCCAGGAAATACGATTGGAGAACAGCGGAGCCTGA
- the gpmI gene encoding 2,3-bisphosphoglycerate-independent phosphoglycerate mutase gives MEKKKAILVIMDGWGLGQVPTADAISSANTPFVDSLYGKYPNTTLVTCGEEVGLPEGQMGNSEVGHLNLGAGRIVYQELQRINVAVKSGEMFTNPVLLKAIDYARTQQKPLHLMGLVSDGGVHSHINHLMALTSFLATQNVPQVYIHVFTDGRDTDPKGGLGYVTTLEEHLTRTTGKIATVSGRYYAMDRDKRWERVKLAYDALVNGRGNKAASAIEAITSSYAEDKTDEFILPTNITGADGLPIATIADGDAVICFNFRTDRCREITQVLTQEDFPELGMHKKTLHYTTITEYDKTFKDVSVMFENDNLTNTLGEVIAAHGLKQIRIAETEKYPHVTFFFSGGRELPFPGEERILKPSPKVATYDLKPEMSAYDLTDAIVPEIQNQTADFICLNFANADMVGHTGIFEAAMKAAETVDNCVQRVVTAALENGYTVFLTADHGNADYMRNEDGSPNTAHTLNLVPLFVIDKNWHGTLQPGKLGDIAPSILTMMGLPIPPQMTGKVLVSA, from the coding sequence ATGGAAAAGAAAAAAGCAATACTGGTTATCATGGATGGCTGGGGTTTGGGCCAGGTTCCCACCGCGGATGCCATCAGCAGCGCAAATACGCCATTTGTAGATAGTTTGTACGGAAAATATCCCAACACCACCCTTGTTACCTGCGGGGAAGAAGTGGGATTGCCTGAAGGGCAGATGGGCAACAGCGAAGTGGGACACCTCAACCTGGGGGCGGGACGCATCGTTTACCAGGAACTTCAGCGCATTAACGTTGCCGTTAAATCCGGTGAAATGTTCACCAACCCTGTGCTGCTGAAAGCGATCGACTATGCACGCACACAACAGAAGCCACTTCACCTGATGGGCCTGGTAAGCGATGGCGGGGTACACTCCCACATCAACCACCTGATGGCGCTCACCAGCTTCCTGGCCACGCAGAACGTTCCACAGGTATATATACACGTATTTACGGATGGAAGGGATACGGATCCAAAAGGAGGACTGGGTTATGTTACTACCCTGGAAGAGCACCTTACCCGTACAACCGGGAAAATAGCCACCGTCTCCGGAAGGTATTACGCCATGGACCGCGACAAACGCTGGGAACGCGTGAAACTCGCTTACGACGCATTGGTAAATGGAAGAGGAAACAAAGCCGCGTCAGCCATCGAAGCCATTACTTCTTCCTATGCTGAAGACAAAACCGACGAATTCATCCTCCCCACCAATATCACCGGAGCCGACGGCCTGCCCATCGCCACCATCGCCGACGGCGATGCCGTGATCTGCTTCAACTTCAGAACGGACCGCTGCCGCGAGATCACACAGGTGCTTACGCAGGAAGACTTCCCTGAACTGGGCATGCACAAAAAAACATTGCACTATACCACCATCACGGAATACGATAAAACCTTCAAAGACGTATCCGTTATGTTTGAAAACGATAACCTCACCAACACACTAGGAGAAGTGATCGCCGCACACGGCCTCAAACAAATCCGCATCGCCGAAACGGAGAAATACCCCCACGTCACCTTCTTCTTCAGCGGTGGCCGGGAACTTCCCTTCCCAGGCGAAGAAAGAATCCTGAAACCTTCGCCCAAAGTGGCCACTTATGACCTGAAACCTGAAATGAGCGCTTACGACCTTACCGACGCGATCGTTCCTGAAATTCAAAACCAAACCGCCGATTTCATCTGCCTGAATTTCGCCAACGCCGATATGGTGGGCCATACAGGGATTTTTGAAGCCGCCATGAAAGCCGCGGAAACCGTAGACAACTGCGTTCAACGCGTGGTAACCGCCGCCCTGGAAAACGGCTATACCGTGTTTCTAACAGCAGATCATGGCAACGCCGATTATATGCGGAACGAAGACGGATCACCCAATACCGCGCATACGCTGAACCTGGTGCCGTTGTTCGTTATTGATAAAAACTGGCATGGCACCTTGCAGCCAGGAAAACTGGGTGATATCGCGCCTTCTATCTTAACGATGATGGGTCTTCCTATCCCCCCGCAAATGACCGGCAAGGTGCTGGTTTCGGCATAA
- a CDS encoding RNA polymerase sigma factor → MSYMTEEAILTGCLRNDATAQKELYNRYSPKMLSVCFRYAHNREDAEDMLQEGFIKVFSQIHTFQGKGAFEGWVRRVIVHTCINILKKNKKFNESVDIIHASGVQVREESVPSIIQAKQVIDCIRILPIGYRTVLNLYAIEGYNHKEIAEMLDIEESTSRSQYTRARAMLEDILVKKRIMQKPREKAGWFAALTGRS, encoded by the coding sequence ATGTCGTATATGACGGAGGAAGCCATTCTTACCGGTTGCTTAAGAAATGATGCAACCGCCCAAAAGGAGTTATACAACCGCTACAGCCCGAAAATGTTGTCGGTGTGTTTCAGGTACGCCCACAACAGGGAAGACGCGGAAGATATGCTCCAGGAGGGTTTCATTAAAGTGTTCTCGCAAATCCACACCTTCCAGGGCAAAGGCGCTTTTGAAGGTTGGGTGAGAAGGGTGATTGTGCATACCTGCATCAACATTCTGAAGAAGAACAAAAAGTTCAATGAAAGTGTGGACATTATTCACGCTTCGGGCGTGCAGGTAAGGGAGGAATCCGTTCCGTCGATCATCCAGGCCAAGCAGGTTATCGATTGCATCAGGATACTCCCGATCGGATACCGGACGGTACTCAACCTGTATGCCATTGAAGGCTACAACCACAAGGAGATCGCAGAGATGCTGGACATTGAGGAAAGCACGAGCCGCTCGCAGTACACCAGGGCCCGCGCCATGCTGGAAGATATTCTTGTGAAAAAAAGAATTATGCAGAAACCACGGGAAAAAGCAGGCTGGTTCGCCGCGCTTACCGGGAGATCCTGA
- the gldN gene encoding gliding motility protein GldN: MKNRIIKSLLLLTLVAGVAETADAQTGRRPRPTTRRTPTTNNTAANNNAVQNTPPPADTVKKLPPPPPELKLDTIRKSLRNDNAIERNLVKERTPLAYEHIREDDAVYRQRVWRELDVREKINMPFVNKANEDNGNQRFISILLNALKNPNDSITAFSPIDDRFTTPITMGEITKTLVGEPKTVQVRDWNADPDGSKDIFKDSIIIDEFNPEAIEKYWIKEDVVFDKESSRLYTRILGIAPLKNIYNSDGSFRDVTPIFWVYYPDLRPMLARYEVFNGKNIGARMSWEELFESRMFSARIIKTTMDNPYDRYIADYVKDPILRLLEGDAVKERIFNYEQDLWSY; encoded by the coding sequence ATGAAGAACCGAATCATCAAATCACTGTTGTTGCTTACGCTGGTAGCCGGTGTAGCTGAAACTGCCGATGCACAGACGGGCCGCAGACCTAGACCTACGACCCGTAGAACTCCCACGACCAACAATACTGCAGCCAACAACAATGCCGTGCAGAATACACCGCCACCCGCGGATACAGTGAAAAAGTTGCCACCACCTCCCCCGGAACTGAAGCTGGATACGATCCGCAAATCATTGCGGAACGACAACGCCATCGAAAGGAACCTGGTGAAGGAAAGAACACCACTGGCTTACGAGCACATCCGCGAAGATGATGCCGTATACCGCCAAAGGGTGTGGAGGGAACTTGATGTTCGGGAAAAAATCAACATGCCCTTCGTGAACAAAGCCAACGAAGACAATGGCAACCAGCGCTTTATAAGTATCCTGCTGAACGCGTTGAAGAATCCGAACGACAGCATCACCGCTTTCAGTCCGATCGACGACCGCTTCACCACGCCCATCACGATGGGGGAGATCACCAAAACTTTGGTAGGTGAACCCAAGACTGTTCAGGTGCGCGACTGGAACGCCGATCCCGACGGATCTAAAGATATCTTCAAAGATTCTATCATCATCGATGAATTCAACCCTGAGGCCATCGAGAAATACTGGATCAAAGAAGATGTGGTGTTCGATAAGGAATCTTCCCGCCTTTACACAAGGATACTCGGCATCGCTCCGCTGAAGAACATTTATAATTCAGATGGCTCGTTCCGTGATGTTACCCCGATTTTCTGGGTGTATTATCCCGATCTGCGCCCCATGCTGGCACGTTATGAGGTGTTCAACGGAAAGAACATCGGCGCCCGCATGAGCTGGGAAGAATTGTTCGAAAGCAGGATGTTCAGCGCGAGGATCATCAAGACGACTATGGATAACCCCTATGATCGTTACATCGCGGATTACGTAAAAGATCCCATCCTTCGTTTGCTGGAAGGAGATGCCGTAAAAGAACGCATCTTCAACTACGAGCAGGATCTCTGGTCCTATTAA
- a CDS encoding heme-binding domain-containing protein: MKKRILTGLLVAFLLMQFFRPEANSTTAPQPNALSAGYAVPEAAAIILKKSCNDCHSNNTSYPWYAHVQPVGWWLADHIKDGKNELNFDEFLTYGLKKQDHKLEEVIEEVKKGHMPLPSYVRMHKSAALTKAEKEAIVAWADKTRKEIQNKMLVAGERKTP; this comes from the coding sequence ATGAAAAAAAGAATACTGACAGGCCTGCTGGTCGCTTTTCTACTGATGCAGTTCTTCCGGCCGGAAGCCAACAGCACAACTGCTCCGCAGCCCAATGCCCTTTCGGCAGGTTATGCCGTGCCGGAAGCCGCAGCCATTATTCTGAAGAAGTCCTGTAACGACTGTCACTCCAACAATACCAGTTATCCCTGGTATGCGCACGTGCAGCCCGTTGGCTGGTGGCTCGCGGACCATATTAAGGATGGGAAGAACGAATTGAATTTCGATGAGTTCCTCACCTATGGCCTGAAAAAACAGGATCACAAGCTGGAAGAAGTGATAGAAGAAGTGAAAAAAGGCCATATGCCGCTACCGTCTTATGTGCGCATGCACAAAAGTGCCGCGCTCACCAAAGCGGAAAAAGAAGCGATTGTAGCCTGGGCCGATAAAACCCGGAAAGAAATACAGAACAAAATGCTGGTAGCGGGTGAACGTAAAACACCATAA